Proteins encoded in a region of the Diospyros lotus cultivar Yz01 chromosome 9, ASM1463336v1, whole genome shotgun sequence genome:
- the LOC127809879 gene encoding glyceraldehyde-3-phosphate dehydrogenase A, chloroplastic, translating to MASAGLSVVNSSLQGNTSRTGFSEFSGLRSSSASLPFGRRSSEDWQSLVAFQTSVVGGKQKRGVVEAKLKVAINGFGRIGRNFLRCWHGRKDSPLDVVVINDTGGVKQASHLLKYDSTLGIFDADVKPAGDEAISVDGKIIKVVSNRNPANLPWKDLGIDLVIEGTGVFVDRDGAGKHIQAGAKKVLITAPGKGDIPTYVVGVNADAYDPAEPIISNASCTTNCLAPFVKVLDQKFGIIKGTMTTTHSYTGDQRLLDASHRDLRRARAAALNIVPTSTGAAKAVALVLPTLKGKLNGIALRVPTPNVSVVDLVVQVSKKTFAEEVNAAFRDSAEKELNGILSVCDEPLVSVDFRCTDVSSTVDSSLTMVMGDDMVKVIAWYDNEWGYSQRVVDLADIVANNWK from the exons ATGGCGTCGGCTGGTCTCTCTGTCGTCAATTCATCCCTCCAG GGCAACACAAGCAGAACAGGATTTTCCGAATTCTCCGGCCTCCGCAGCTCTTCGGCGTCGCTGCCCTTTGGCCGGAGATCCTCCGAGGACTGGCAGTCTCTCGTTGCATTCCAGACCTCTGTT GTGGGGGGGAAGCAGAAGAGGGGAGTGGTGGAGGCGAAGCTGAAGGTGGCCATCAATGGCTTCGGTAGGATCGGCCGGAACTTCTTGAGGTGCTGGCACGGGCGCAAGGACTCTCCCCTGGACGTGGTTGTCATCAACGACACCGGCGGCGTGAAGCAGGCCTCCCACCTCCTCAAGTACGACTCCACCCTCGGCATATTCGACGCTGACGTCAAGCCCGCGGGGGACGAGGCCATCTCCGTCGATGGCAAGATCATCAAAGTCGTCTCCAATCGCAACCCGGCCAATCTCCCCTGgaa GGATCTGGGGATTGATCTGGTGATCGAAGGAACGGGGGTGTTCGTGGACCGTGACGGCGCCGGAAAGCACATTCAGGCTGGGGCGAAGAAGGTTCTGATCACGGCGCCGGGGAAAGGCGACATTCCGACGTACGTGGTGGGCGTGAACGCCGACGCCTACGACCCGGCCGAGCCCATTATCAGCAACGCCTCTTGCACCACCAATTGCCTTGCCCCATTCGTCAAGGTCCTCGATCAGAAATTCG GCATCATAAAGGGCACAATGACCACCACCCACTCCTACACCGGCGACCAGCGCCTTCTCGACGCAAGCCACCGGGACCTCCGCCGCGCACGAGCAGCTGCTCTCAACATAGTCCCTACGTCGACCGGCGCGGCCAAGGCTGTGGCGCTAGTGCTGCCAACGCTGAAGGGGAAGCTGAATGGAATCGCGCTGCGGGTGCCGACGCCCAACGTGTCGGTCGTGGACCTGGTGGTGCAGGTGTCGAAGAAGACGTTCGCGGAGGAGGTGAACGCGGCGTTCAGGGACAGCGCGGAGAAGGAGTTGAACGGGATCCTGTCAGTGTGTGACGAGCCGCTGGTGTCGGTGGACTTCCGGTGCACGGACGTGTCATCGACGGTGGACTCGTCGCTGACGATGGTGATGGGAGACGACATGGTGAAGGTGATCGCCTGGTACGATAACGAGTGGGGATACTCGCAGAGGGTCGTCGATTTGGCCGACATCGTCGCCAACAActggaaatga